One Gossypium hirsutum isolate 1008001.06 chromosome A11, Gossypium_hirsutum_v2.1, whole genome shotgun sequence genomic window carries:
- the LOC107901419 gene encoding uncharacterized protein isoform X3: MDSSPVNWEALDALIIDFAKSENLIEDSSPPSSPSLSSSPSLSSSSYHSRLIIRQIRRSLEAGDVDAAIDLFRAHAPFVLEDHRLLFRLQKQKFIELLREGTTEDRGPAIDYLRTFLAPCALNAYPEAYEEFKHVLLAFIYDKDDQTSPVANEWAEKRRYEIAGLMSSVLRAHLHAYNPIFSMTLRYLISIHKGFCFRQGILSPISDLTERLLLEERDPPAIPQESLYEAQPFDEVDIQALAHAVELTRQGAIDSLRFAKGDLFQAFQNEICRMRLDAAMLDELVREYCIYRGIVESGSLIPSRVQTLSEPLKGNPLESGCYSTQDSSLDVDYSSAKWSNSETSATTDMSSMRGTDVELRYASDPANNLEDCSTSGSHQSENLRLLRNRSHVACERSKRKRWRGRHDELDHISDIHFNRCSKQEVSTAMQVASATISKAQQGVENINGEEKYEIVLGMKELASRGMAAEVLEEINALDPNFFAQNPVLLFQLKQVEFLKLVGLGDHSGALKVACSHLGPLAASDPNLLKPLKETLSSLLRPNEDALVTGLPLHALATSLQAWD, translated from the exons ATGGACTCTTCCCCTGTCAACTGGGAAGCACTCGACGCTCTCATCATCGATTTCGCCAAATCAGAAAACTTGATCGAGGACTCTTCCCCACCCTCTTCGCCTTCTCTCTCCTCTTCCCCTTCCCTCTCTTCCTCTTCTTATCATTCCAGGTTAATCATTCGCCAGATCAGACGCTCTTTAGAGGCCGGTGACGTTGACGCCGCCATCGATCTCTTCCGAGCTCATGCTCCTTTTGTCCTGGAAGATCATCGCCTTCTCTTTCGGTTACAGAAACAG aaatttattgaattattgagGGAAGGAACTACGGAGGATCGTGGCCCTGCAATTGATTACTTAAGGACGTTTCTTGCTCCTTGTGCTCTCAATGCCTATCCA GAAGCATATGAGGAATTCAAGCATGTTCTTCTTGCCTTTATATATGACAAGGATGATCAGACTTCCCCAGTGGCAAATGAG TGGGCTGAGAAGAGGAGGTATGAGATTGCTGGATTAATGTCTTCTGTTTTAAGAGCCCATTTACATGCATATAATCCGATCTTTTCAATGACCTTGAGATATTTGATAAG CATTCATAAAGGATTTTGCTTTCGACAAGGAATTTTATCACCTATTTCAGATCTTACTGAGAGATTGCTACTTGAGGAACGTGATCCTCCTGCAATACCTCAAGAGAGTTTGTATGAGGCACAACCATTTGATGAG GTGGATATACAAGCACTTGCGCATGCTGTAGAGCTTACAAGACAAGGGGCTATTGATAGCTTGAGATTTGCCAAGGGGGATTTGTTTCAGGCATTTCAG AATGAAATATGTAGAATGAGATTGGATGCTGCCATGCTTGATGAACTTGTTCGTGAGTACTGTATTTACAGGGGAATTGTGGAATCTGGTAGTCTCATCCCATCTA GAGTGCAAACACTTTCAGAACCTTTGAAAGGTAATCCATTGGAGTCTGGGTGTTATTCAACACAAGACAGTTCCCTCGATGTGGATTATAGCAGTGCTAAGTGGTCAAATAGTGAAACTTCTGCTACTACAGATATGAGTAGTATGCGTGGCACTGATGTTGAATTAAGGTATGCTTCTGACCCAGCGAACAACCTCGAAGATTGTAGCACCAGTGGGTCACATCAGTCTGAAAATTTGAGGCTCCTGAGAAACAGAAGCCACGTAGCTTGTGAAAGAAGTAAACGCAAGAGATGGAGGGGAAGACATGATGAACTAGATCATATTTCTGATATACATTTTAACCGATGCAGCAAGCAAGAGGTTAGCACTGCAATGCAAGTTGCCAGCGCAACAATATCAAAAGCACAACAG GGAGTGGAAAATATCAATGGGGAAGAGAAATATGAAATTGTTCTGGGGATGAAAGAACTAGCTAGCAGAGGAATGGCTGCTGAGGTTCTGGAGGAAATTAATGCATTGGACCCAAACTTCTTTGCACAAAATCCAGTTTTGTTATTCCAACTGAAGCAG GTTGAATTTCTGAAACTGGTTGGATTGGGTGATCACTCTGGTGCTCTAAAGGTTGCATGCTCCCATTTAGGTCCCTTAGCTGCCAGTGACCCCAATTTGCTGAAGCCCTTGAAGGAGACTTTGTCGTCACTgcttcggccaaatgaagatgcaCTTGTGACAGGCTTGCCGTTACATGCTCTTGCAACTTCACTTCAG GCTTGGGATTGA
- the LOC107901419 gene encoding uncharacterized protein isoform X1, giving the protein MDSSPVNWEALDALIIDFAKSENLIEDSSPPSSPSLSSSPSLSSSSYHSRLIIRQIRRSLEAGDVDAAIDLFRAHAPFVLEDHRLLFRLQKQKFIELLREGTTEDRGPAIDYLRTFLAPCALNAYPEAYEEFKHVLLAFIYDKDDQTSPVANEWAEKRRYEIAGLMSSVLRAHLHAYNPIFSMTLRYLISIHKGFCFRQGILSPISDLTERLLLEERDPPAIPQESLYEAQPFDEVDIQALAHAVELTRQGAIDSLRFAKGDLFQAFQNEICRMRLDAAMLDELVREYCIYRGIVESGSLIPSRVQTLSEPLKGNPLESGCYSTQDSSLDVDYSSAKWSNSETSATTDMSSMRGTDVELRYASDPANNLEDCSTSGSHQSENLRLLRNRSHVACERSKRKRWRGRHDELDHISDIHFNRCSKQEVSTAMQVASATISKAQQGVENINGEEKYEIVLGMKELASRGMAAEVLEEINALDPNFFAQNPVLLFQLKQVEFLKLVGLGDHSGALKVACSHLGPLAASDPNLLKPLKETLSSLLRPNEDALVTGLPLHALATSLQVAFGKRLGIEEPQLVRIMKATLYTHTEWFKLQMCKDRFESLLRIDSLKENSTPVLTSLASSKSNTESCNLGSSQVTISSTTRLSDDGGSPNQASSRDVICDENAILKVMEFLALPRADAIHLLAQYNGNAETVIQQIFA; this is encoded by the exons ATGGACTCTTCCCCTGTCAACTGGGAAGCACTCGACGCTCTCATCATCGATTTCGCCAAATCAGAAAACTTGATCGAGGACTCTTCCCCACCCTCTTCGCCTTCTCTCTCCTCTTCCCCTTCCCTCTCTTCCTCTTCTTATCATTCCAGGTTAATCATTCGCCAGATCAGACGCTCTTTAGAGGCCGGTGACGTTGACGCCGCCATCGATCTCTTCCGAGCTCATGCTCCTTTTGTCCTGGAAGATCATCGCCTTCTCTTTCGGTTACAGAAACAG aaatttattgaattattgagGGAAGGAACTACGGAGGATCGTGGCCCTGCAATTGATTACTTAAGGACGTTTCTTGCTCCTTGTGCTCTCAATGCCTATCCA GAAGCATATGAGGAATTCAAGCATGTTCTTCTTGCCTTTATATATGACAAGGATGATCAGACTTCCCCAGTGGCAAATGAG TGGGCTGAGAAGAGGAGGTATGAGATTGCTGGATTAATGTCTTCTGTTTTAAGAGCCCATTTACATGCATATAATCCGATCTTTTCAATGACCTTGAGATATTTGATAAG CATTCATAAAGGATTTTGCTTTCGACAAGGAATTTTATCACCTATTTCAGATCTTACTGAGAGATTGCTACTTGAGGAACGTGATCCTCCTGCAATACCTCAAGAGAGTTTGTATGAGGCACAACCATTTGATGAG GTGGATATACAAGCACTTGCGCATGCTGTAGAGCTTACAAGACAAGGGGCTATTGATAGCTTGAGATTTGCCAAGGGGGATTTGTTTCAGGCATTTCAG AATGAAATATGTAGAATGAGATTGGATGCTGCCATGCTTGATGAACTTGTTCGTGAGTACTGTATTTACAGGGGAATTGTGGAATCTGGTAGTCTCATCCCATCTA GAGTGCAAACACTTTCAGAACCTTTGAAAGGTAATCCATTGGAGTCTGGGTGTTATTCAACACAAGACAGTTCCCTCGATGTGGATTATAGCAGTGCTAAGTGGTCAAATAGTGAAACTTCTGCTACTACAGATATGAGTAGTATGCGTGGCACTGATGTTGAATTAAGGTATGCTTCTGACCCAGCGAACAACCTCGAAGATTGTAGCACCAGTGGGTCACATCAGTCTGAAAATTTGAGGCTCCTGAGAAACAGAAGCCACGTAGCTTGTGAAAGAAGTAAACGCAAGAGATGGAGGGGAAGACATGATGAACTAGATCATATTTCTGATATACATTTTAACCGATGCAGCAAGCAAGAGGTTAGCACTGCAATGCAAGTTGCCAGCGCAACAATATCAAAAGCACAACAG GGAGTGGAAAATATCAATGGGGAAGAGAAATATGAAATTGTTCTGGGGATGAAAGAACTAGCTAGCAGAGGAATGGCTGCTGAGGTTCTGGAGGAAATTAATGCATTGGACCCAAACTTCTTTGCACAAAATCCAGTTTTGTTATTCCAACTGAAGCAG GTTGAATTTCTGAAACTGGTTGGATTGGGTGATCACTCTGGTGCTCTAAAGGTTGCATGCTCCCATTTAGGTCCCTTAGCTGCCAGTGACCCCAATTTGCTGAAGCCCTTGAAGGAGACTTTGTCGTCACTgcttcggccaaatgaagatgcaCTTGTGACAGGCTTGCCGTTACATGCTCTTGCAACTTCACTTCAG GTTGCTTTTGGGAAAAGGCTTGGGATTGAAGAGCCTCAGCTTGTGAGGATAATGAAAGCAACCCTTTACACACATACCGAATGGTTCAAACTTCAAATGTGTAAAGATCGATTTGAAAGTCTCCTGAGAATTGATTCTTTGAAGGAAAATAGTACTCCTGTTCTAACTTCCTTGGCGTCTTCAAAGTCAAATACTGAAAGCTGCAACCTTGGGTCTTCACAAGTTACTATCTCATCAACAACCCGTTTATCAGATGACGGTGGAAGTCCAAATCAAGCATCATCAAGAGATGTTATCTGCGATGAGAATGCAATACTTAAAGTAATG GAATTTCTTGCATTGCCAAGGGCTGATGCTATCCATCTTCTTGCACAATACAATGGAAATGCTGAGACAGTAATCCAGCAAATATTTGCATAG
- the LOC107901419 gene encoding uncharacterized protein isoform X2 has protein sequence MDSSPVNWEALDALIIDFAKSENLIEDSSPPSSPSLSSSPSLSSSSYHSRLIIRQIRRSLEAGDVDAAIDLFRAHAPFVLEDHRLLFRLQKQKFIELLREGTTEDRGPAIDYLRTFLAPCALNAYPEAYEEFKHVLLAFIYDKDDQTSPVANEWAEKRRYEIAGLMSSVLRAHLHAYNPIFSMTLRYLISIHKGFCFRQGILSPISDLTERLLLEERDPPAIPQESLYEAQPFDEVDIQALAHAVELTRQGAIDSLRFAKGDLFQAFQNEICRMRLDAAMLDELVREYCIYRGIVESGVQTLSEPLKGNPLESGCYSTQDSSLDVDYSSAKWSNSETSATTDMSSMRGTDVELRYASDPANNLEDCSTSGSHQSENLRLLRNRSHVACERSKRKRWRGRHDELDHISDIHFNRCSKQEVSTAMQVASATISKAQQGVENINGEEKYEIVLGMKELASRGMAAEVLEEINALDPNFFAQNPVLLFQLKQVEFLKLVGLGDHSGALKVACSHLGPLAASDPNLLKPLKETLSSLLRPNEDALVTGLPLHALATSLQVAFGKRLGIEEPQLVRIMKATLYTHTEWFKLQMCKDRFESLLRIDSLKENSTPVLTSLASSKSNTESCNLGSSQVTISSTTRLSDDGGSPNQASSRDVICDENAILKVMEFLALPRADAIHLLAQYNGNAETVIQQIFA, from the exons ATGGACTCTTCCCCTGTCAACTGGGAAGCACTCGACGCTCTCATCATCGATTTCGCCAAATCAGAAAACTTGATCGAGGACTCTTCCCCACCCTCTTCGCCTTCTCTCTCCTCTTCCCCTTCCCTCTCTTCCTCTTCTTATCATTCCAGGTTAATCATTCGCCAGATCAGACGCTCTTTAGAGGCCGGTGACGTTGACGCCGCCATCGATCTCTTCCGAGCTCATGCTCCTTTTGTCCTGGAAGATCATCGCCTTCTCTTTCGGTTACAGAAACAG aaatttattgaattattgagGGAAGGAACTACGGAGGATCGTGGCCCTGCAATTGATTACTTAAGGACGTTTCTTGCTCCTTGTGCTCTCAATGCCTATCCA GAAGCATATGAGGAATTCAAGCATGTTCTTCTTGCCTTTATATATGACAAGGATGATCAGACTTCCCCAGTGGCAAATGAG TGGGCTGAGAAGAGGAGGTATGAGATTGCTGGATTAATGTCTTCTGTTTTAAGAGCCCATTTACATGCATATAATCCGATCTTTTCAATGACCTTGAGATATTTGATAAG CATTCATAAAGGATTTTGCTTTCGACAAGGAATTTTATCACCTATTTCAGATCTTACTGAGAGATTGCTACTTGAGGAACGTGATCCTCCTGCAATACCTCAAGAGAGTTTGTATGAGGCACAACCATTTGATGAG GTGGATATACAAGCACTTGCGCATGCTGTAGAGCTTACAAGACAAGGGGCTATTGATAGCTTGAGATTTGCCAAGGGGGATTTGTTTCAGGCATTTCAG AATGAAATATGTAGAATGAGATTGGATGCTGCCATGCTTGATGAACTTGTTCGTGAGTACTGTATTTACAGGGGAATTGTGGAATCTG GAGTGCAAACACTTTCAGAACCTTTGAAAGGTAATCCATTGGAGTCTGGGTGTTATTCAACACAAGACAGTTCCCTCGATGTGGATTATAGCAGTGCTAAGTGGTCAAATAGTGAAACTTCTGCTACTACAGATATGAGTAGTATGCGTGGCACTGATGTTGAATTAAGGTATGCTTCTGACCCAGCGAACAACCTCGAAGATTGTAGCACCAGTGGGTCACATCAGTCTGAAAATTTGAGGCTCCTGAGAAACAGAAGCCACGTAGCTTGTGAAAGAAGTAAACGCAAGAGATGGAGGGGAAGACATGATGAACTAGATCATATTTCTGATATACATTTTAACCGATGCAGCAAGCAAGAGGTTAGCACTGCAATGCAAGTTGCCAGCGCAACAATATCAAAAGCACAACAG GGAGTGGAAAATATCAATGGGGAAGAGAAATATGAAATTGTTCTGGGGATGAAAGAACTAGCTAGCAGAGGAATGGCTGCTGAGGTTCTGGAGGAAATTAATGCATTGGACCCAAACTTCTTTGCACAAAATCCAGTTTTGTTATTCCAACTGAAGCAG GTTGAATTTCTGAAACTGGTTGGATTGGGTGATCACTCTGGTGCTCTAAAGGTTGCATGCTCCCATTTAGGTCCCTTAGCTGCCAGTGACCCCAATTTGCTGAAGCCCTTGAAGGAGACTTTGTCGTCACTgcttcggccaaatgaagatgcaCTTGTGACAGGCTTGCCGTTACATGCTCTTGCAACTTCACTTCAG GTTGCTTTTGGGAAAAGGCTTGGGATTGAAGAGCCTCAGCTTGTGAGGATAATGAAAGCAACCCTTTACACACATACCGAATGGTTCAAACTTCAAATGTGTAAAGATCGATTTGAAAGTCTCCTGAGAATTGATTCTTTGAAGGAAAATAGTACTCCTGTTCTAACTTCCTTGGCGTCTTCAAAGTCAAATACTGAAAGCTGCAACCTTGGGTCTTCACAAGTTACTATCTCATCAACAACCCGTTTATCAGATGACGGTGGAAGTCCAAATCAAGCATCATCAAGAGATGTTATCTGCGATGAGAATGCAATACTTAAAGTAATG GAATTTCTTGCATTGCCAAGGGCTGATGCTATCCATCTTCTTGCACAATACAATGGAAATGCTGAGACAGTAATCCAGCAAATATTTGCATAG